In Pseudobacter ginsenosidimutans, the following are encoded in one genomic region:
- a CDS encoding SusC/RagA family TonB-linked outer membrane protein, which produces MKLTVFLLTAAFLNVAAKGLSQQVTFTGKNVSLEEVIAVVKKQTGYFFLYKEDALANAKPVTVKANNMPLTEFLDIVFRNQQLKYSINSKTINIYPSPIDGAHLLPPSEKPAGELVLYPPPVKIQITDSAGLPLSGATVVVQSNKSSGMTDAKGFVNLTLQAGDVLLVSFVGFETRRITVNSEAINRGTLSIVMQRDVADLHEIVVEVNTGYQRIRPEHSTGAISRISTKEFESRVSTNFLDGLVNRLPGLMINNDVNFVSDGGSSSRPLFNIRGISTMSANQNPLIVVDGYPTELTLNMIDPNEIKSVTILKDAAAATVYGVRASNGVIVIERKQAAQGKPRFAFRATGAITPEENYGRYRWADDASSIVTNYQKTTLATSVNANSWAQMSAPNTGSVRRSKAFYILAQQAAKIITPEQAAGSFAEMENYDNTDDYKRLFLRPAFTQTYNFNVSGGSANALYYITANYTGNKLSQIRNANDRLLLSARSTLKFSRKLSLELTTDYQEDNVNASPVPGISEIAPFEHFQDVNGNPSFIWGRSISPYLNNVMLSQGLADNLYYPLVDVNEISNKNHTVNNKFIANFNYAIGGGFDLMFGGIYETSRSDARYFATELSSVARDYVNSYVTRDVDGTLKYNVPKGGFLREQSATTSSYTARAQLNYNKKFGQHTFNGIAGAELRNLINKSNLGSYFGYNDETLQHQPVDLYSINTGAIRGIFQLGSPWERQYSSLYNQQYTEDRFISGYSNLVYSFRNIYSLSGSIRIDQSNLFGTNPKYKYKPLWSLGAIWNIDREDFMKDVDWVKMLRLRTAYGFNGNVAKMSLPQVIAEAAMNPYTSPSSPSLKLYSYANSSLRWEQTNSFNVGVDYEFSNKIRGSIDYYRKKSIDLLADAQIDPTIGTSPSLINRATIKNNGIEFGLNADWIHTKNFNWNTGIVVARNTSMVLDVYQKTNFGPQTLNSVGYVKGYPVGAMFAYRYAGLDTAGYSLIRSNSGKLYHTNDSRPQSPATIAMNSDTAGVSYYMGPSIPTINAGLSNRIDIGNMYIFCMINYYGGFKVRVPRPNPSALRPLEGAGDYWKVKGDENRTDVMGLAAYSSFNSNNAYNYADKYVVNGDYITLADLTVSYSFDNLRFVKKAGFTHFEVKAQASNIFTVGLNDYNYSMATRSYEKPFLTPTYTLAIFTNF; this is translated from the coding sequence ATGAAGCTAACTGTATTTCTTCTTACTGCCGCCTTCCTCAATGTTGCGGCCAAAGGTTTGTCTCAGCAAGTCACTTTCACCGGGAAGAATGTTTCGTTGGAAGAGGTGATCGCTGTTGTGAAAAAACAAACGGGTTATTTTTTTCTTTACAAGGAAGATGCACTGGCCAATGCAAAACCAGTAACAGTGAAAGCGAATAATATGCCGCTCACAGAATTCCTGGATATTGTTTTCCGCAACCAGCAATTGAAATATTCGATCAACAGCAAAACGATCAATATCTACCCGTCTCCAATTGATGGCGCACATCTTCTCCCGCCTTCGGAAAAGCCAGCTGGAGAACTGGTGCTTTATCCGCCTCCGGTAAAGATCCAGATCACAGATTCCGCTGGTTTGCCGCTTTCCGGTGCCACCGTTGTGGTACAAAGCAATAAGAGCTCAGGGATGACAGACGCGAAGGGATTTGTGAATCTCACCCTCCAGGCAGGTGATGTATTGCTTGTTTCTTTTGTTGGTTTTGAAACACGAAGGATCACGGTGAACAGTGAGGCCATCAATCGTGGCACACTCTCCATAGTAATGCAGCGCGATGTGGCCGATCTGCATGAGATTGTTGTAGAAGTGAATACAGGCTATCAGCGCATCCGCCCGGAACATAGTACCGGCGCCATTTCCAGGATCAGCACGAAAGAATTTGAGTCGAGGGTCAGTACCAATTTCCTGGATGGACTGGTGAACAGATTGCCCGGACTTATGATCAACAATGATGTGAACTTTGTCAGTGACGGAGGCTCTTCTTCCAGACCTCTGTTCAATATCCGTGGTATTTCCACCATGTCTGCCAACCAGAACCCCTTGATAGTGGTGGATGGCTATCCAACGGAGCTCACGCTGAACATGATCGATCCCAACGAAATCAAATCTGTTACCATACTGAAAGACGCAGCGGCTGCTACGGTATATGGAGTAAGAGCCTCCAACGGTGTGATCGTGATTGAAAGGAAGCAGGCCGCACAAGGTAAGCCCCGCTTCGCTTTTCGCGCAACAGGGGCCATCACGCCGGAAGAGAATTATGGTCGCTACCGATGGGCGGATGATGCATCATCTATCGTTACCAACTACCAGAAAACAACACTGGCAACCAGCGTCAATGCAAACTCATGGGCACAGATGTCTGCTCCAAACACCGGATCCGTAAGACGTTCGAAAGCATTTTACATTTTGGCGCAGCAGGCAGCAAAAATCATTACACCTGAACAGGCTGCGGGCTCTTTCGCCGAAATGGAGAATTACGATAACACTGATGATTATAAAAGATTATTCCTCCGTCCGGCATTCACGCAAACCTACAACTTCAATGTATCCGGAGGTAGCGCCAATGCACTCTATTATATTACTGCAAACTATACAGGCAATAAGCTCTCACAGATCAGGAATGCGAATGACAGGTTACTGCTCTCTGCGAGAAGCACATTGAAGTTCTCCAGAAAGCTATCCCTTGAATTGACCACGGATTACCAGGAGGATAACGTCAATGCATCGCCTGTGCCTGGCATCTCGGAAATTGCGCCTTTTGAACATTTCCAGGATGTGAATGGCAATCCTTCCTTCATCTGGGGACGAAGTATTTCACCTTACCTGAACAATGTGATGCTGTCTCAGGGATTGGCCGATAATCTGTATTATCCATTGGTAGACGTGAACGAGATCAGTAATAAGAACCATACCGTCAATAATAAATTCATAGCCAATTTCAATTATGCCATTGGAGGCGGTTTCGATCTGATGTTTGGAGGGATTTATGAAACCTCACGTTCGGACGCCCGATATTTCGCTACGGAATTGTCTTCCGTGGCAAGGGATTATGTGAACAGTTATGTAACACGCGATGTAGATGGCACGCTCAAATACAATGTTCCCAAGGGCGGATTCCTGCGTGAGCAATCTGCTACAACATCCAGCTACACTGCAAGGGCTCAATTGAACTATAATAAAAAGTTTGGTCAGCATACCTTCAATGGAATAGCAGGAGCGGAACTGAGGAACCTCATCAACAAAAGTAATCTGGGTTCTTATTTCGGTTATAACGATGAAACCCTGCAGCATCAACCAGTTGACCTGTATTCCATCAATACCGGGGCTATCAGGGGGATATTTCAACTGGGCTCACCCTGGGAAAGACAATATAGTAGTTTGTACAATCAGCAGTACACGGAGGACAGATTTATTTCAGGATATTCCAACCTGGTTTATTCGTTCAGGAATATCTATAGCTTATCCGGAAGTATCCGGATAGACCAGTCCAATCTTTTCGGCACCAATCCGAAATATAAGTACAAACCGCTATGGTCGCTGGGAGCGATCTGGAATATAGACAGAGAGGATTTTATGAAGGATGTGGATTGGGTGAAAATGCTCCGTCTGCGCACGGCATATGGCTTCAACGGGAACGTGGCTAAGATGTCGCTGCCCCAGGTGATAGCCGAGGCTGCCATGAATCCATATACTTCGCCCTCCAGCCCTTCCCTTAAGTTGTATTCTTATGCCAACAGCAGCCTGCGATGGGAGCAAACAAACAGCTTCAACGTTGGCGTGGATTATGAGTTCTCGAATAAGATCAGGGGCTCTATCGATTATTACAGGAAGAAAAGTATCGATCTGCTCGCCGATGCTCAGATCGATCCCACAATCGGTACCAGCCCTTCTCTGATCAACAGGGCCACCATCAAGAATAATGGTATCGAGTTTGGGCTGAATGCGGATTGGATCCATACTAAAAATTTCAACTGGAATACTGGAATCGTAGTGGCACGCAATACCAGCATGGTGCTGGATGTTTACCAGAAAACGAATTTCGGACCACAAACCCTTAACTCGGTAGGATACGTGAAAGGCTACCCGGTTGGTGCAATGTTTGCTTACCGGTATGCCGGACTGGATACTGCCGGTTATTCGCTGATCAGAAGTAATAGCGGAAAACTCTATCATACAAATGACAGCAGGCCACAATCACCTGCAACGATCGCCATGAATAGCGACACTGCCGGTGTCTCCTACTATATGGGACCTTCCATTCCAACCATCAATGCAGGCTTGAGCAACCGGATCGATATCGGCAACATGTATATCTTCTGCATGATCAACTACTACGGAGGATTCAAAGTAAGAGTGCCCAGGCCCAACCCTTCAGCATTAAGACCGTTGGAAGGCGCAGGCGATTACTGGAAAGTGAAAGGCGATGAAAACAGAACGGATGTGATGGGACTGGCTGCCTACAGCAGTTTCAACTCCAACAACGCATACAATTACGCAGACAAATACGTGGTGAACGGAGATTATATCACGCTGGCTGATCTTACTGTCTCCTATAGTTTCGACAATCTCAGATTCGTGAAAAAAGCAGGCTTCACTCATTTTGAAGTAAAAGCACAGGCATCGAATATTTTCA